A genomic segment from Bacteroidota bacterium encodes:
- a CDS encoding glucosaminidase domain-containing protein gives MIFTNSKISFFAILLFLCSQLSAQQLNKATLQNEYIERYKELAVRQMLQYGIPASITLGQGILETDAGTSELALGSNNHFGIKCHLDWAGETYIHDDDLKNECFRKYASIELSFVDHSLFILSRNWYRPLFDLKTTDYKGWARGLKKAGYATDKNYAEKLIRIIEENDLTVYDVITDVTALPARHPRSNNTNLAVVNASPISAETLSEYEIQLNNERKFIIVKKGDNIPKLAKQFDMKEWQFYKYNDLPNGAKLKAGDIVYLQPKRNHATKDYHIVKRGEDMHTISQIYCVKLTKLYENNLMSYGSQPKEGEKIYLKRKKA, from the coding sequence ATGATTTTCACGAACTCTAAGATTTCATTTTTCGCCATACTGCTTTTCCTTTGCTCACAGCTAAGTGCACAACAATTGAATAAAGCAACTTTGCAAAACGAGTATATTGAACGGTATAAGGAACTTGCCGTGCGACAAATGCTTCAATATGGCATTCCGGCTAGTATTACACTTGGGCAAGGGATTTTAGAAACAGATGCCGGAACAAGTGAACTGGCTTTAGGTTCGAACAATCATTTTGGAATTAAATGTCATTTAGATTGGGCTGGAGAGACTTATATTCACGACGATGATTTAAAGAATGAGTGTTTTAGGAAATACGCCAGCATTGAACTTTCTTTTGTTGACCATTCCTTATTTATTTTATCGCGTAACTGGTACAGGCCTTTGTTTGATTTAAAAACTACTGATTACAAAGGATGGGCAAGAGGATTAAAAAAGGCGGGTTATGCAACGGATAAAAATTATGCTGAAAAATTGATTCGAATAATTGAAGAGAATGATTTAACCGTTTATGATGTAATTACTGATGTAACCGCCCTTCCTGCAAGGCATCCAAGAAGCAACAATACCAATTTAGCTGTAGTAAACGCATCTCCTATTAGCGCAGAAACACTATCAGAATACGAAATTCAATTAAATAATGAGCGTAAATTCATTATTGTAAAAAAGGGTGATAATATACCCAAACTTGCAAAGCAATTTGACATGAAGGAATGGCAATTTTACAAGTACAACGACCTTCCAAACGGTGCTAAATTAAAGGCAGGAGACATTGTTTATTTGCAACCAAAACGCAATCATGCTACAAAGGATTATCACATTGTAAAACGAGGTGAGGACATGCATACAATTTCGCAAATTTATTGCGTTAAATTGACCAAACTTTATGAGAACAATTTGATGTCGTATGGCAGTCAGCCGAAAGAGGGAGAGAAAATTTATTTAAAACGAAAAAAAGCTTAA
- a CDS encoding DUF4412 domain-containing protein: MMRSFFLAFLIFVGISSRAQSPFEGILTLKMSSSEKPDMGFTKLYFSTVGSRMETEMKLSPNMKPFKTVRISKNETPNVYYILNELNETYFISDLSNYQAQQKQDETIQVKVIGKEKIHDYNCTHAIITSKSGETELWTTTELMNYDSYKKINESDVRSRNLSYAKALIEANAEGFPVKTVKKSAGGSAIVIELVDANRKKLDKSMFEVPANYTKTQSPTTGLEGVMQEIKQMGDESLKQINTSAPDEKLEEK, from the coding sequence ATGATGCGCAGTTTTTTTTTAGCCTTTTTGATTTTTGTAGGGATTTCCTCACGTGCACAAAGCCCTTTTGAAGGAATTCTTACTTTAAAAATGAGTTCTTCCGAAAAGCCCGATATGGGTTTTACTAAATTGTATTTCTCAACTGTAGGTTCGCGAATGGAAACTGAAATGAAATTGTCGCCCAATATGAAACCATTTAAAACCGTCCGCATTTCTAAAAATGAAACTCCTAATGTGTACTATATTTTAAATGAGTTGAATGAAACCTATTTTATTTCTGATTTATCCAACTACCAAGCTCAACAAAAACAGGATGAAACGATTCAGGTAAAAGTTATTGGAAAAGAAAAAATACACGATTACAACTGCACACATGCTATAATTACCAGTAAATCCGGTGAAACCGAACTGTGGACTACAACCGAATTAATGAACTATGACAGCTACAAAAAAATAAACGAAAGCGATGTCCGCTCCCGAAATTTATCCTATGCAAAAGCGCTAATAGAAGCCAATGCAGAAGGTTTTCCGGTAAAAACAGTGAAAAAATCAGCAGGCGGTTCAGCAATTGTAATTGAACTTGTGGATGCGAATCGAAAAAAACTGGATAAATCCATGTTCGAAGTACCTGCAAACTACACTAAAACCCAATCGCCAACTACAGGACTTGAAGGAGTTATGCAGGAAATAAAGCAAATGGGAGATGAATCCTTAAAGCAAATTAATACTTCGGCACCCGACGAAAAATTAGAGGAAAAATAG
- a CDS encoding pyridoxal-phosphate dependent enzyme, producing the protein MKIQVQHINSLVADKFKVELTIARLDTLNEHWGGNKYFKLKYNLEAAALQNKSHLLTFGGAYSNHIAATAAAGKAHGLKTTGIIRGEKLEVLNPTLQFARDCGMEILFVNRTDYRNKKELSQLIQTAQLPLLETENYYIIPEGGSNELGFKGCTEIMELIDSSADIVCCSCGTGTTFAGIVSSLKENQKGIGFSSLKGADFLKNEIAQTLDLYTTELIKHKTKKENREVQTNYHFGGYGKVKPELLNFCKYFLETQKIELDLVYTGKMFFGIFDLIEKGYFKEGTKILALHTGGTQGNKGFKDFVH; encoded by the coding sequence TTGAAAATCCAGGTACAACACATAAACAGTTTAGTGGCTGATAAGTTTAAGGTAGAATTGACTATTGCTCGGCTTGATACCTTGAATGAACATTGGGGAGGAAACAAGTACTTTAAATTGAAGTACAATTTGGAAGCAGCAGCTTTACAAAATAAATCGCACTTACTTACTTTTGGTGGTGCCTATAGCAATCATATTGCTGCTACAGCAGCTGCCGGTAAAGCACATGGCTTAAAAACCACAGGCATAATTAGAGGAGAAAAATTAGAAGTATTAAATCCTACGTTACAATTTGCTCGTGATTGTGGGATGGAAATACTATTTGTAAATAGGACCGATTACCGAAATAAAAAAGAGCTTTCTCAATTAATTCAAACTGCACAACTGCCGCTTTTGGAAACTGAGAATTATTACATAATACCAGAAGGAGGTTCTAACGAACTTGGTTTTAAAGGTTGTACCGAAATAATGGAGTTAATTGACTCTTCTGCAGATATAGTTTGTTGTTCGTGCGGTACCGGAACTACGTTTGCCGGTATTGTCAGCAGCCTAAAGGAGAATCAAAAAGGAATAGGATTTTCGAGTTTAAAAGGAGCGGATTTTCTGAAAAATGAAATTGCTCAAACACTCGACCTATATACAACAGAGTTGATTAAACACAAAACAAAAAAAGAGAATCGGGAGGTGCAAACCAATTACCATTTTGGCGGCTATGGAAAGGTTAAACCCGAGCTACTAAACTTTTGTAAGTATTTTCTAGAAACGCAGAAAATAGAATTGGACCTTGTGTATACCGGAAAAATGTTTTTTGGAATTTTTGACCTTATTGAAAAAGGATATTTTAAAGAAGGTACTAAAATACTTGCCTTACACACAGGTGGTACTCAAGGCAACAAAGGTTTCAAAGATTTTGTGCACTAA
- a CDS encoding urocanate hydratase: MNFKQLIQQGIPSVLPPKKEHDLTINHAPKRKEILTASEKKLAVKNALRYFEKQHHAILAPEFANELATYGRIYMYRFRPDYQMKARPIREYPHQSEQAAAIMMMIQNNLDLEVAQHPYELITYGGNGAVFQNWAQYLLTMKYLSEMSNEQTLVMYSGHPLGLFPSHKDAPRVVITNGMMIPNYSKPDDWEKFNALGVTQYGQMTAGSYMYIGPQGIVHGTTITVMNAARKISTANNESKGKLFVTCGLGGMSGAQPKAGKISGLVTVVAEINPKATQTRHSQGWVDEVFDDLTALMQRINKAVATKEAVSIAYQGNVVDLWERLVSENCNVDIGSDQSSLHNPWAGGYYPAGISFEASNKMMAENPVQFKQEVQKTLIRHANAVNALAAKGMYFFDYGNAFLLEASRAGADIVNSDGTFKYKSYVQDILGPMCFDYGFGPFRWVCTSCDAADLAVTDQLALSVLEEMVKTAPEEILQQLNDNIVWIKDAMKNNLVVGSQARILYADAEARIKIAQAFNKAIKSGKISAPVVLGRDHHDVSGTDSPYRETSNIYDGSSFTADMAVQNFVGDGFRGATWISLHNGGGVGWGEVINGGFGMVLDGTEDSDRRLKSMLFWDVNNGIARRGWARNEEALFAIKREMKRSPELQVTLPAIVDEHLLDGLF, from the coding sequence ATGAACTTTAAACAGCTAATACAACAAGGTATTCCGAGTGTTTTACCGCCAAAAAAAGAGCACGACCTTACTATTAATCATGCTCCAAAGAGGAAAGAGATTTTAACAGCTTCCGAAAAAAAATTAGCCGTAAAAAATGCACTCCGCTATTTTGAAAAGCAACATCATGCAATACTTGCACCTGAATTTGCAAACGAATTAGCTACTTATGGGCGCATTTATATGTATCGCTTTCGACCCGATTATCAAATGAAGGCGCGTCCTATACGCGAATACCCGCATCAATCAGAGCAAGCTGCAGCAATTATGATGATGATTCAAAATAATTTGGATTTAGAAGTTGCGCAACATCCATATGAACTGATTACCTATGGCGGAAATGGTGCAGTTTTTCAAAATTGGGCGCAGTACCTGCTTACCATGAAATACCTGAGTGAAATGAGCAATGAACAAACATTGGTAATGTATTCAGGTCATCCGCTTGGCTTGTTTCCTTCGCACAAAGATGCTCCCCGTGTTGTAATTACAAATGGAATGATGATTCCAAATTACAGCAAACCGGATGATTGGGAAAAATTTAATGCGCTTGGTGTTACGCAATATGGTCAAATGACAGCCGGTTCGTATATGTACATTGGGCCTCAAGGTATAGTGCATGGAACTACTATTACAGTAATGAATGCTGCCCGAAAAATTTCAACTGCCAACAATGAGTCGAAAGGAAAATTATTTGTAACATGTGGATTAGGCGGTATGAGTGGAGCTCAACCTAAAGCAGGTAAAATTTCGGGCCTAGTTACCGTGGTGGCTGAAATTAACCCTAAAGCTACGCAAACAAGGCATTCGCAAGGTTGGGTTGATGAGGTATTTGATGATCTAACAGCACTAATGCAAAGAATTAATAAGGCGGTAGCAACTAAGGAAGCAGTTTCAATTGCTTATCAGGGAAATGTGGTTGATTTGTGGGAACGTTTGGTAAGCGAAAATTGTAATGTGGATATAGGAAGTGATCAATCTTCTTTACACAATCCTTGGGCAGGTGGTTATTATCCTGCAGGAATCTCATTTGAAGCTTCCAATAAGATGATGGCCGAAAACCCTGTACAATTCAAGCAAGAGGTTCAAAAAACACTAATTCGTCATGCCAATGCTGTGAATGCACTTGCAGCCAAAGGCATGTATTTTTTCGATTATGGAAATGCATTTTTGTTAGAAGCATCCCGCGCCGGAGCAGATATTGTAAATTCGGATGGCACATTCAAGTACAAATCCTATGTTCAGGATATTTTGGGTCCTATGTGTTTTGATTATGGATTTGGTCCATTCAGATGGGTATGTACTTCGTGTGATGCAGCCGATTTAGCGGTTACAGACCAATTAGCATTAAGTGTATTGGAAGAAATGGTAAAAACTGCCCCCGAGGAAATTCTTCAACAACTCAACGACAATATAGTGTGGATAAAGGATGCCATGAAAAATAACTTGGTGGTTGGTTCTCAAGCCCGCATATTATATGCTGATGCAGAAGCAAGAATCAAAATTGCACAAGCATTTAACAAGGCAATAAAGTCAGGAAAAATTTCTGCACCGGTAGTACTAGGTCGAGATCATCACGATGTTTCCGGTACCGATTCACCGTATCGAGAAACTTCTAATATTTATGATGGTTCCAGTTTTACAGCCGACATGGCTGTACAAAATTTTGTTGGTGATGGATTTCGAGGCGCTACTTGGATTAGCTTACATAACGGGGGAGGAGTAGGCTGGGGTGAGGTAATAAACGGCGGTTTTGGGATGGTGCTAGATGGAACAGAGGATAGTGATAGAAGATTAAAATCGATGCTGTTTTGGGATGTGAATAATGGTATTGCACGCAGAGGATGGGCCCGTAATGAAGAAGCATTGTTTGCTATAAAGCGCGAAATGAAACGCTCGCCCGAACTACAAGTAACTCTTCCGGCCATAGTTGATGAACATTTGTTGGACGGACTTTTCTAA
- a CDS encoding transglycosylase domain-containing protein → MAKKNETKKYVRYFWILAMTPLLLLALFFTYLSVFADLPSLEELENPKSNLASEIISSDQKVLGKYYIENRTNISFENLSPNVVNALVATEDARFYRHSGVDFRALGRSVFGALTGRDNTGGASTITQQLAKMLFPREKLNRFSIVFRKLKEWIIAVRLERNYTKDEIIAMYLNKFDFINNAVGIKSAARIYFNTTPDSLKMEQAAMLVGMAKNPSLFNPIRKPKNAVERRNVVLRQLMKYDYITEAQYDSLKQLKLKINYHPEDQNEGIATYFREFLRDYMKDWCKANKKPDGSSYNLYKDGLKIYTTINSRMQQYAEQSVNEWLGKELQEKFFKHWKGVKGAPFYRMNQKDIDHLMLTSMRRSERYRVMQKDGISEDSILLAFNKPVEMTVFSYKGEFDTVMTPMDSMRYYKYFLQSGFMSMDPHTGYIKAWVGDINYSHFKYDHVKMGKRQVGSTFKPFVYALAMQEGWSPCYQVPNIPVSFDLPEGGTWSPKNSDGKYGGMMTLKKGLATSTNSITAYVMKQFGPQAVVDLATKMGIQSHLDAVPSLCLGTCDISLYEMVGANATFANQGEWIEPMFITRIEDKNGNVLQEFMPKHIEALSEETAYLTLNLMKGVCDFGTGTRLRFRYGLRNPIAGKTGTTQNNSDGWFMGITPDLVSGAWVGAEDRSVHFRSTDLGQGASMALPIFGLYMQKVYADKTLKISQGDFEKPAGMDLKVETDCSKYNEKDDEEETIEFGDEFH, encoded by the coding sequence ATGGCAAAAAAAAATGAAACGAAAAAATATGTGCGGTATTTTTGGATACTCGCCATGACACCTTTGCTGCTATTGGCGCTATTTTTTACTTATTTAAGTGTATTTGCCGATTTGCCTTCACTAGAAGAACTTGAAAATCCAAAAAGTAATTTAGCTTCAGAAATTATTTCATCCGACCAAAAAGTACTTGGTAAATATTACATTGAAAACCGTACCAACATTAGTTTTGAAAATTTATCACCCAATGTTGTTAATGCCTTAGTTGCAACAGAAGATGCACGCTTTTACCGACACTCGGGAGTTGATTTTAGAGCTTTGGGCAGATCGGTATTTGGTGCGCTAACCGGGAGAGACAATACCGGTGGAGCCAGTACAATTACTCAGCAATTGGCAAAAATGCTATTTCCACGCGAAAAGTTAAATCGTTTTAGTATTGTATTTCGAAAATTAAAAGAATGGATAATTGCGGTGCGCTTAGAACGTAACTATACAAAGGACGAAATAATTGCCATGTACCTGAATAAATTTGATTTTATTAATAATGCAGTTGGAATTAAATCGGCAGCACGTATTTATTTCAACACTACTCCCGATTCGCTTAAAATGGAGCAGGCAGCTATGTTGGTAGGAATGGCAAAAAACCCTTCATTATTTAATCCCATTCGAAAACCCAAAAATGCCGTTGAACGCAGAAATGTGGTATTACGACAATTGATGAAATACGATTACATCACCGAAGCACAATATGATTCATTAAAACAATTGAAATTAAAAATTAATTACCATCCGGAGGATCAAAACGAAGGAATAGCAACCTATTTCAGAGAGTTTTTGCGTGATTACATGAAAGACTGGTGCAAGGCGAATAAAAAACCGGATGGCAGCAGTTATAATTTATACAAAGACGGTTTAAAAATTTACACAACTATTAATTCCCGCATGCAGCAATATGCTGAACAATCGGTTAATGAATGGTTGGGAAAAGAGTTGCAGGAAAAATTTTTTAAACATTGGAAAGGTGTGAAAGGAGCTCCCTTTTACCGCATGAATCAAAAAGACATTGACCATTTAATGCTTACTTCCATGCGACGCTCAGAGCGTTATAGAGTTATGCAAAAAGATGGAATTAGCGAGGATTCTATTTTGCTTGCATTCAACAAACCCGTTGAAATGACAGTATTCTCATACAAAGGAGAATTTGATACGGTTATGACTCCAATGGACTCGATGCGCTATTATAAGTATTTTTTACAAAGTGGATTTATGAGTATGGATCCGCATACCGGATATATCAAGGCTTGGGTAGGTGACATAAATTATTCGCATTTTAAATACGATCATGTGAAAATGGGAAAACGACAGGTTGGTTCCACCTTTAAACCTTTTGTGTATGCCTTGGCAATGCAGGAAGGATGGAGTCCTTGTTATCAAGTACCTAATATTCCTGTATCGTTTGATTTGCCTGAAGGTGGCACCTGGAGTCCGAAAAATTCGGATGGAAAATACGGTGGAATGATGACCTTAAAAAAAGGCTTAGCAACCTCTACCAACAGTATAACAGCTTATGTAATGAAGCAATTTGGCCCTCAGGCGGTGGTTGATTTAGCAACTAAAATGGGTATACAAAGTCATCTTGATGCTGTGCCGTCATTGTGTTTAGGAACTTGCGATATTTCGTTGTATGAGATGGTAGGAGCCAACGCAACCTTTGCCAATCAGGGTGAATGGATTGAACCAATGTTTATAACCCGCATTGAAGATAAAAATGGAAACGTACTTCAGGAATTTATGCCCAAACATATTGAAGCACTTAGTGAAGAAACCGCTTATCTTACTTTAAATTTAATGAAAGGAGTATGCGATTTTGGAACAGGTACTCGCTTACGTTTTCGGTATGGATTGCGAAATCCTATAGCGGGAAAAACAGGAACAACCCAAAACAATTCGGATGGATGGTTTATGGGAATAACTCCCGATTTAGTGAGTGGAGCCTGGGTAGGTGCTGAAGATAGAAGTGTACATTTTAGAAGCACAGATTTAGGACAGGGTGCATCAATGGCATTGCCGATATTTGGATTGTACATGCAAAAAGTTTACGCCGATAAAACACTAAAAATTTCGCAAGGTGATTTTGAAAAACCAGCGGGAATGGACTTAAAAGTAGAAACCGATTGTTCGAAGTACAATGAGAAGGACGACGAAGAAGAAACAATTGAGTTCGGTGATGAATTTCACTAA
- a CDS encoding gliding motility lipoprotein GldH, with product MSALKSFKHLPAISFYLMLLGLLSACDSNRIFEENKEIANGIWNSKNKVQFEVAINDTMQLHNFYINIRNAGAYPYSNLYLFLETEFPDKVYARDTIECILADNSGKWLGEGSGDI from the coding sequence ATGTCAGCGTTAAAATCGTTTAAACACTTACCTGCAATTTCATTTTACTTAATGCTGTTGGGCTTGTTAAGCGCCTGCGACTCCAATCGCATCTTTGAAGAAAACAAAGAAATAGCAAATGGAATATGGAATTCAAAGAATAAGGTGCAATTTGAGGTAGCCATTAATGATACCATGCAATTGCATAATTTTTACATCAATATTCGAAATGCCGGTGCTTATCCTTACAGCAATTTGTATTTGTTTTTAGAAACAGAATTTCCGGATAAGGTGTATGCACGCGATACAATTGAGTGTATTTTAGCCGATAATTCGGGAAAGTGGCTCGGAGAAGGTAGTGGCGATATTTGA
- a CDS encoding DNA polymerase III subunit delta — protein sequence MLFKEIIGQADVKSKLISTVKEGRISHAQLFLGPEGCGNLAMALAYAQYILCVNKTEEDACGVCPSCVKNNKLAHPDVHYVFPVATNKKITAKPLSSHFMNEFRSEILGNPYLNLFEFLQFIEVENKQGNISADESNEIVKKLSLKSYEADYKILIIWMPEKLHTTASNKLLKILEEPPEKTLFLLVAESQDALLRTVLSRTQLVKMVKIADDDLINHLMQQHQLSESQAKQTAHLADGNYNEALKLIHPEESEGYYIENFRNWMLLCYGRKLNETIKWVDEMASLGREVQKKFLSYGLRMLREGLLSNQGITSLIKLTDEELKFISNFSKFTHPQNVPVMAEELNKAYLEIERNAAPKIVFLDLSFRLYGLVRAAV from the coding sequence ATGCTATTTAAAGAGATAATCGGTCAAGCAGATGTAAAATCAAAATTGATTTCCACTGTAAAGGAAGGAAGAATTAGTCATGCTCAATTATTTTTAGGTCCAGAAGGTTGTGGAAATTTGGCTATGGCTTTGGCTTATGCGCAATACATTTTATGTGTAAATAAAACTGAAGAGGATGCTTGTGGAGTTTGTCCTTCTTGTGTAAAAAACAACAAGTTAGCGCATCCCGATGTGCATTATGTTTTTCCGGTAGCAACTAACAAAAAAATAACTGCAAAGCCATTGAGTTCTCATTTTATGAATGAGTTTCGTTCAGAAATTTTGGGAAATCCATATTTGAATTTGTTTGAATTTTTACAATTCATTGAAGTAGAAAATAAACAAGGTAATATTAGTGCTGATGAAAGTAATGAAATTGTAAAAAAACTATCGTTAAAATCGTACGAAGCAGATTATAAAATTTTGATTATTTGGATGCCCGAAAAATTACATACAACAGCATCTAACAAACTCTTAAAAATACTAGAAGAACCGCCAGAAAAAACACTCTTTTTATTAGTAGCAGAAAGTCAGGATGCACTTTTGAGAACAGTACTTTCAAGAACTCAATTAGTAAAAATGGTAAAAATTGCGGACGATGATTTAATAAATCATTTAATGCAGCAGCATCAACTTAGTGAATCGCAGGCCAAACAAACTGCACATTTAGCTGATGGAAATTACAATGAAGCTTTAAAACTCATTCATCCCGAAGAAAGTGAAGGATATTACATTGAAAATTTTCGCAACTGGATGCTCTTATGTTATGGTCGAAAATTAAATGAAACCATTAAATGGGTCGATGAAATGGCTTCCTTAGGAAGGGAAGTTCAGAAAAAATTTTTATCGTACGGATTAAGGATGCTTCGTGAGGGATTGCTTAGTAATCAAGGCATTACGTCACTCATAAAACTAACGGATGAAGAGTTGAAATTTATCTCCAATTTTTCAAAATTTACACATCCTCAAAACGTCCCGGTGATGGCTGAGGAATTAAATAAAGCTTACCTTGAAATAGAACGAAATGCAGCTCCAAAGATTGTATTTTTAGATTTATCTTTTCGACTATACGGATTGGTTAGGGCTGCAGTTTAA
- a CDS encoding phosphoglycerate kinase, producing MKTIDDFNFSGKKVLIRVDFNVPLDKATFEVTDDTRIRAAIPTLKKILNDGGSIIIMSHLGRPKEGPAEKYSLKHTLSKLSQLSGKTPKFASDCIGAEATLLAADLKAGEILLLENLRFYKEEEKGDEAFAEKLASLGDFYVNDAFGTAHRAHASTAIIAKFFPTAKCFGYVMANEIANAEKVMLKAEKPFTAVMGGAKVSDKILIIEQLMKKVDHLIIGGGMTYTFVRAMGGAIGSSLCEEDKLDLAKEILSKAAASGVKIHLPVDSIIADAFSNDASINSANSNNIPPGWMGLDIGAKAVSEYSEIIKQSKTILWNGPMGVFEMSKFENGTKKVAEAIAEATSNGAFSLIGGGDSAAAVSKFNMTDKVSYVSTGGGALLEYFEGKKLPGIEAILN from the coding sequence ATGAAAACCATTGATGATTTTAATTTTTCGGGAAAGAAGGTGCTTATTCGCGTTGATTTTAACGTGCCCTTAGATAAAGCAACCTTTGAAGTTACTGACGATACCCGCATTCGAGCTGCTATACCAACGTTGAAAAAAATTCTAAACGATGGAGGCAGTATTATTATTATGTCGCATCTTGGACGACCTAAAGAAGGACCTGCGGAGAAGTATTCATTAAAACATACGCTATCAAAGTTATCACAACTAAGCGGCAAAACACCAAAATTTGCGAGTGATTGCATAGGTGCCGAAGCTACCCTGTTAGCGGCAGATTTAAAAGCTGGAGAAATATTGCTTCTCGAAAACCTTCGATTTTATAAAGAAGAGGAAAAGGGCGATGAAGCATTTGCAGAGAAACTTGCAAGCCTAGGCGATTTTTATGTAAACGACGCATTTGGTACCGCGCATCGTGCTCATGCAAGTACAGCAATTATTGCGAAATTTTTTCCTACAGCTAAATGCTTCGGATATGTTATGGCCAACGAAATTGCCAATGCCGAAAAAGTGATGCTAAAAGCCGAAAAGCCCTTTACTGCAGTAATGGGAGGAGCAAAAGTTTCTGATAAAATCTTAATCATTGAACAACTAATGAAAAAGGTGGATCATTTAATTATTGGGGGCGGAATGACCTATACTTTTGTAAGAGCAATGGGCGGTGCTATTGGTTCATCTCTTTGCGAGGAAGATAAGCTCGATCTTGCCAAAGAAATTCTTTCCAAAGCCGCCGCCTCAGGTGTTAAAATACATTTGCCGGTTGATTCAATAATTGCTGATGCATTTAGCAACGATGCCTCAATTAATTCTGCAAATTCAAACAACATTCCGCCAGGTTGGATGGGTCTTGATATTGGAGCGAAGGCTGTAAGTGAATACAGTGAAATTATAAAACAATCAAAAACCATTTTGTGGAATGGGCCAATGGGCGTTTTTGAAATGAGCAAGTTCGAAAATGGCACTAAAAAAGTAGCTGAAGCTATAGCTGAAGCAACTTCTAATGGTGCATTTTCGTTAATTGGTGGTGGCGATTCGGCAGCTGCGGTAAGTAAATTTAATATGACCGATAAAGTGAGCTATGTATCAACCGGTGGTGGTGCTTTGCTCGAATATTTCGAAGGAAAAAAATTGCCTGGAATTGAAGCAATTTTGAATTAA